The DNA window AtctgttatatttatataaaattctcTTTAAATGTAAACGTATGGATAATGTAAGTTAAAGGATAACATAAAAAGGGGAATATAAATAGTTTTGCAATTTTATGCccttttaacttttttttaaaaaaaaaaacatctaaagagtaacaaaaaaaataaaaaaataaaataataataataaattataaatagtaaatagtaaattataaataataaaataaaaacaaaaaataaatagtgaAAACAGTTCCAAAAATAGGCAGTAAATGGTATTTCCCTTAAACAACCCTTCATTATCTATTTATCTAATTTACTCTAAAACCAATAAATGCATATggttttcttaatatataaaattgttcctaaaaatgagaattaaataaacaataatattaaaaataattaaagagGAAAAGTATATTCAATTTGCAACTATGCACAAATTCtaattatttctttctattatttttttaaactaattttttaacaatatattCTCTTTAAATTTAAGATATATTTTCCCACCTTTTAAACAAATACACATTATTCtcttaaaaacaaaaaaaaaaaaaaaaaaaagaagaagaaataatttcttctttAAAAACAGAAAAGACAAACTCTAAGACGATAATCATAATATCAAATTATTAACGTCTTTATAACCTTTACTTATTGAGGTATTCTTTCgtaaattaatatacatttcatgtatgtgtatatgtgtgtgttcACATATGTGGCTGTTCATATATGTGCGTATGCgtacatatgtgtacgttttaatatacacaaaagaaaaagcacATGTTCAACGCACATTACATTATTCGAACTTCCTCTTCTTTAAAGATTTTTTACTTAGTTCTATTCCTTTAATAACCTCGTTTGCTCtctttttgtctttttttttataatttttgttttccatAGCTCCATTTTCCCTAGTTTTATGGTACTCccaattattattatcagtATAAACTTTGCTGAAACTAAATTCTTTTTCAGATGGGCAATTccaattaatatttttcttatcattatttaaatctATATTAGCTGTTTTTATtccaataaatttttttctttctttaaataacgttttattattttttcttgatTCCTTTGTACTATGTTCTGAATTGGAAACACTACATATTCCGTAATTTATATCACTCTCAATACTGTTACAATTTGCATTTTCTCTTATATCATTATTcatatgggaaaaaaaatcatcaattatttcttttatgttaTCTTCCGTAGTACttctattaaaatttaaatttaaatttgtataaCAGTTTCTTGCAattgcattttttattaaagaatcccaggtaatatttttttctaaattgcTCTTATTTCCAATTATCCATAAAGAATCCTTAGCTCTTGTAAGAGCTACATTCAATCTTCTTTCATCCTTTAAAAAACCTATGTTATTTCCAAATTTCTGTATCGCTTTAAAATCTTTAGTATTAGAAAAATTCTTGTTTTTTAACTTCAGCCATTTTCTGGTATGTAATCCATCCAGTTCTCGATCATCCCAATCGTTCTGCTCCCAATTTTGAAGAGCtaaattatttcttctttttaaatttatttcattactattattacaaatttcCACTGCTTGAAGATTCGATCGTAcacatgaaaaaattataatatttttctctcTTCCTTGAAATGCATCAACTGTTGATATTTCGGGATAATTATTGTCTGCAAAATAACCTTCAaacatttttctaattaGGTGTACTTGAGATAGGTAGGGACAAATAATACCTATATcctttaaattaaaattagaaGACAATTTATACAAACTTGGTACTggattatcattatttttattcgtCATAAAAttctgaatatataatattaaccggaatataaaataagcttccacataattaatataagacTTATTACTTGTACTTGATTCTATTCCATCAATATTAATAAACTTATAACAtccaaataaatttaaataatgaaaataaaataatggtctgttcattaaattttcatcatttttaattaaaccATTATAAAAGTACTTATTCGGGAAATAACAAATTTCTGGTCTCATACGATACTGAACATTAAGTAAAACACTAGACATATTACACATTAATAACCTTTCAAATAACGATCTACTGTACCCATATTTTCTACAATCTTCAGAAAATGTGGTAGCAGGTAATTGCTTCGGATCACCTACcataataatactttttatttttagccTAAAAGGTATTAAACAACTCAATTCCACACATTGACATGCTTCATCTATTactaaatattcaaattctAAATTTTCAATTACTGGCGATGCACTTCCTGATAGAGTACTAAATATTACTTCACTTTCTGATATCATATTATCCTTATTACTGTTGGAATAAAAAGAACCAACTTCTTTATCTGTTTctaacaattttattttttgtttttccaaattcttcttttcagaatttaatttttccaaaCTCCAATAATAATGAGAATAtgattcattaaataaatacaataatttttccaaatattttttatcaacaTTATTTACAATTTCTTCAAAAAAGAAATCATTTATGTTTTCAGCCTTCTCACATGATGTTTTCGATTTTGTTTCATGATAATCAtcacaatattttttagaattattataatttaatttgtcTCTTACTTCATGCATTTTCCGTTGAGTATGATCTATGGCTTTGATAGAAAaatttaacttatttttcctattattaaaatgaacTTCATATAAGTTTTGTTCcatattttttcgtttattaaatatgtaatctAATGAAATAGGTTGTATTTCTTCATGGGTTTTTTTCGATATTCCTATTCGAATGCATTTAGGAGTAATTGTCTGTATATTAAAGTTCCTAGTATTGTACTCTACAGCAATATCTTTTGattcattctttttattgttttcatatttctcatttttctcattcattttattcttatatcttttattattcatattactTGAATTGTTATTGCATAAAAAATTGCTGTTGTCTCTACTGCTACTGTGTTTAGTACAATTTTGTTGTTCTTTTATACTCATAAAGTTTATTAGACCTTCATTCAGAATTCTTTTAGCAATTTCATCTATTGCAGAATTCGATGGGGAACaaactaaaatttttttattacaagaTAAACTTTGTTCGTTGTGAGaaacatctttttttttttttagtttttcatttttatcttcattattcatattaattaAGGAATACAAGGCAGACACTATTCCAATAACGGTTTTTGTTTTACCAGTACCTGGTGGTCCTTGTATTAaggatatattatttttgtttaaaaatactAATTTAACAGCTTCAATTTGGGATTCATTTAGTAAATTGTAGCTTTTCATAGTATTTAATATGTACTTTTCCAAACCTGATAAGGTTACTTTCTTTTCATCAATTACCTTATTTTCCCCATGAAAACCAGCTTTATTGTAGTATCCCTTTTTTTTGGTTTCCTTCAAATTATTAGACTCAGTAGGATTcagaattatattaaataaagaagagtttttacttatatatacgcTCTGAAATTCCCTTATATTTGTCATTAAGTTACACAAAAAATAGACATGAAATTTATTACAAGAAAGGCAATTTACAtttaatctatttttttccttaccTAATTTTGACGGGAAATTATCTTcgttaattaatttaatatcataaatattttccgTTTTATTCGATGAAACATCTACTAATCCAATAAGATGATTATATGTTTtcaaaatttcttttaaatgcTCATATTTAACAGTTcctttgttattatttattaaatcatttttttcttctatttcaAATGGAATTAAAACTATCAAATCCATTGGTTTTAAATTATCAAGGTTAGTATTACTTTCATTAGATGCAGCTATATTCCATATCACCCAATTtggtgttttttttttccctataatatttataacaaatttataCGTATCACCAAacattttattcataatgCAGCATCTACACTCTTCTAAAACCATTGGTCTAAAAAACCTAAAgaaggaataaaaatatacacaaatatcTTACACTATCACACATGATAAATGGACTGTTCAAATGGATAATATGCGGATGGAAAAACATTGCATGAGTATACTTAAAAgtgcattttattttcactaTACAtaacatacgtatatatatatatatatgtacacatatatacatttaggTATTTgctcatatatttattcgttTGGACAAAatggctttttttttttctgctcTTTTGAATACCTATGATATTCTTCTTCGCTATTAAAACGTATAGGAATTTCTTTCCTTATGCAATTTCGgtatttttccatattctCCAAATCAAAAAAATCCCACTCCAGAAACTCTTGTAGcattatgaaatatttattaacattattttcAACTTCAATTCTTTTCTCTTtcatttctttaaaatattggTGTTTGTTCATTTCTGAGTTATTTTCATTCAATATTATTGCTCTCTTTTGCGTTTTCAATGCagcatttttttctaaaatttttttagcCTTCTCTAAAGcggcttctttttttaattcatcaGTTACATTATTACATCTCATCTcgttttcattttcttcactttctttgcattttttatcttttgaataaaaatttctcGAAGGAGAACGGGACTTGGAGACAGATCTTGCTGATCTCTTATAAAAATCCCTTATATCATCATCTATAATGATGTTCCCAGTATTTTCATACCTCTTTTCCGATAAATGCTTTGCTGTTTTATCATTCACGTTTGTAATAAAAGGTATATAACTGGCTAAAAAGGAggggaaaatataaataaatatatatatatatatttatatatacacatacaaatgcatatgtttatattttttaagtggAACATGTAATACATTAATGTACTGTTCAAAGAATAACAcataatatgttttatgcactaatatatatttatccacATGTATACAATAATACCCCCCTTAATTTccattctttcatttttataaaaatatatacttgaCTTATCCTTTTGGACAGCATTGCTCCCTTTTGCTTCTTCTAATTTCTCCCTGAACATATGATTTTTTTGTCCTCCATCATTCATTAGATCATCTTTTGCTTTGCTAAAAATCGTTTCATAGTCCCACGAATGTGATAATACATCTATACATTTCGGGATTTCTATCctctttaattttaatttaaattgaaTAAGGTTATTTAGTTCATTTTCGTAATACTTGGAACCTTtaacttttattaaatgtatcATTGAATCTAAAATGGTATTCATAATTTCTTTCTGCTTTATTAACAGTGATATATTAGTTTCATTATTACTCAGAGAATACAAATTAGattcaataaaattaaagaagaTTAATATTTGAGAGCATAAATAAGGTAACTTCTTGTAGAATAACTCTGGTAACATAAGATCAGCAGAAAACAAGTTTACATTTGATGAAAAGTCTGTCATACATGAAATCCATGtggaataaaaatttaaaaataataaaagtgaatctctcataaaaatatatatactagatgtttttgattttattgaaaaagtatttattttaacgctataaaatatatatatgatgatcttccatatattttcaattaataaattaataattcgTAACAAGAAACTAtcaactttatttttatttatatatttacgcaAACATTCCATTACAACATTCAAGTAAAACCAGGTTTTCGaatttattaacataaaGCAGTCTAATACATATAACTTCTCACTATAGTCATCATTTAAgaaactctttttttttaaaaataaaatcattgTGTTACTAAAACAAAATAccgataataaaaaacagcATAAATATCTATtcgatttaaaaaaatcaactacaaaactttttaatatataatcatatttatcaataattaagttataccttttttcttcattatctATATCcttaataataacaacagGTAAGGAAAAAATACCACTTTTCTTCTTAAccctatttattttatattcatccttaatcatatatttaacaattaAGTCAAAAGATTTTACAATATGCAACTTCGTTTTCTTATTCATATTGCTTAcacacagaaaaaaaaatgaatatatgtaattataaacaactttttcgttttctttatttttcactAGATTCCTTTTCATAAACTTTCTATATTGGTTTAAAGTATCCGAATTAGGGACCTCGTCACtcctataataataattagtaTTACTGTCACTGTGGTAATTATTAATTCTACTGTTTTTACCGTTTGTTATAGTACCACCTGTTGCAGACGTGGTAACCTTCTTATCATCCTGCATTTCCtcattatatatagtagtataaaaatataaaatatgcatatctTTTACACTTTTCGTGTCACTGTCACTACTGTAATATACTGGTTCCTCAGGTGTTTCCTCGTATGTATCCTTAAGAGTACATAAATCGTCATACattaatgataaataattttcaacattttttattaaattaaaaacaacattaaaaaaaggaacagaTGAACGTGTCTTTCCTTTATACATACCATATGAAATTAGGTggcataaataaataactgatgaacaaaaaaatattctacattttttatttttatctttttttaattctttcataaaaatttcaaCAACTTCATAaacattcataaataaaattttatatttttctatcgATAAAACCGACTGTACTCtttttataacaatattaattattttaacaagtatgacaaaaaaaaactcaAACATGGTTTTTAAATCcattaaattaaaatcatTGTCACAAATACgctcaatatattttacaaattctTTTTGCTTATCactaaatattatatttgttgacttgtttgtatttttattatccttTATATCTGCcttaattaaaagaaatagcaagttatttatgttctttatttcttcacTCCTTTTCAACTTTTCACTATACAAATCTATGCTCATTAATGAAtcaaaaatttcaaaaataaatgcttTTTCCAAAGAATCACGAATTTGAGAATCAGTCATGAGAATTATTAAAACCTGTGTAGAtaacaacaacaaaaaaaaaaaataataataataaataaataataataaataaataataatattaaatataaataaataaatgaattatagaTACATGAATTTTTTGTGAAAAGGGGGAACGCTGTATGGgcccatatatattttaggcTTGTGCATGTGTCCACATATgcttgtacatatatatattcattttcacAGGAATGCAGAATGTATTCtcgtatttatatatatgggcGTGAAGAAGTGCGTTACCTTAATtgcataaaaacaaatataataatccTTGTGATTAATAAATAAGGACAGTGTGTACATGGTTATATGTTCAAAAgtcatttctttttcttttaaatattttttatataaattttttgtatattcatCAATTTCAAAAGAATTTACAAGTAACCTTTTCGTTACGTCAagaatgttatatataatatttatgcatgAAAACGTGGATGCttcttcaaaatatttatttttaaaatttacattcttaataatgtaaaattttaaatttttcacaaaatacaaaagtttaaaaattaaattaaataaattattaattacttctttattttctgaAAATACAAACcctataaaatgtataaagcCATCATtgtcaataaaaaaattggttAAGGACAGATgttctatattatattcttttggAAGAAAAACTGCGCTCTGTTCATTCATTGGTACACTGGACTGTCCTAACAAATTTGATgactcctttttttttttttttttaattagcGATAATAAGTATATTCCACAAATTAAGCActgcatatatttaaaaatatcatagtctgcaaaatttttttttagaaaagaaCTGTCTGTTTTCAATTTATCAGTAGAAATATTTCCTGAAGGCAAACTCGTGTTaatcattttaataatacacGCATCTGATAGCTTAACCCAGTAGGAAAATATAGAaactattaattttttatttgaatcatttaaaaaatcatcATCATTGATAAATTtagaattaataattttaaatattattagcTGAATAAAATTATCTGAATACCTTAAGGAGTTTAACATTAAGGAGTAGAGtatgattttttcttttagaaCCTTTTGTAAGCTATTTTCCACTTCACTATgatttaaaagaagaaatatgtGCGCATAAATATAAGGAATAGGATCCTTGCtaaaactattattattacttttatcaatatttaaactttcatttttataactatCACAATTTTGTTCAGATACATTTTCTTCCAGTTCAGATTTATTAAATAcctttaaattttcattatttatacaataaTCCAgcttacatattttttgattaacttttattaataattttttgctttttttaaactCACTATGTATTAGATTGCAAAAGAAATTTAAAGATTCATAAGCTGCGTACTtctgtataatattatatatattttcgcTATCCAAATTTAAAAACTTCTCAGTAAATAACTGAAGATTcactttatttaatttacttGTATCTAACTGGTAATTAAAGTCTACTTGAAACACTTTTGCTCCGTTTAGCATGAGCTCTAATACAACATAATCAACATTATCATAACCTTTAGGACatgttattttgttaattattcgattaaaattaaatttaaaaatttccctttttatgaaatttattaatgtttcttcattttttataatcaaAGAAATGTTTTctataaatttcttttgtaAAAGGTAGTAAATCATTAAACATTTTTGACAactatctatatttttagtaatgatattttttaaattttccaaatttttttcatgctTCAGTTTAGTTCCTTTTAAATGTTCTACTATGTATTCCAGTCTATTCGTTTCAGTTTTATCTTTACAAAAGACAGATGCAAATTCCTGTTTTTCGATAATTAGATtaacgtaaaaaaaataaacagcTTCTGCATAGTTATAATTACAAATTATATGATTTCTATTTCCATCagaatcatttatattttctaacaTAGAACCTAACAAAATTTTGTACAGTTCATTAACACTGCCTTTTATAATAGATTCttttagttttttaaataagctAAAGTCCTTGATGGTTcctaaattttcatttaaattattttccatctaattataaaaaagtatttagtgggataaaatttatattattctctctattgttttttttttttggaaaaagttatatataaaaaaagaaaaaaaaaataagaaaatacgGAATACAAAATTCGATAAGAATTACAAAGCAGTAGGAAccaatatattaacaaaaagaagaattatttctatatagTGCAATAACAAAAATCTTACTTTTGCTGTAATCCGTCGTTTACACAGTGTCTTATTGTTTGtttattgtttattatttgtacatTTGCACCTGAGCAATGAactacaaaataaaattatttacatttttttgctgtggaaacgaaaaaatatattcattctttgttcctttttattacaaaaaaatgttacTACGGGAGCacaaatttacattttataaatacctttacacacacatatacgggcatacccatatatatacaaaaatataagtattcTAGTGTTACCTGTTTGACTGCTCTGCATTTttcacatataatatattaggaTAAAATAAACTTCAATAAGgattcgaaaaaaaaaaaataaataaaaacacacaatttaataaaatggatatataaacattattCTATACATTATCACACAGTTATATTAAACACAATTAGTACTTGtagtgtatatatttatttttcaattctCTTAAATAAGTGATTGCTTCATTTGTTTACatctcttttattttgttattttatttctttttttttgtaatattttattactcaaaatttttaacagTTCCCTTtagtttaaaaattttttttttttgtaattgtacaaaaaaaattattcaaaaatttcACCACTGCTAAATATTTcagaaaatttaattatttcataatattgtatttattaaatacaaatatatatgtgaatgtacgaacatacgtatatatgtatgtgtacatttatgtatatatgtatgtgtatatttatgtatatatgtatgtatatataaatatataacaaatcaAACTTGGAAAAATATGTACCATTTAGTAAAATTTCGTTAAGACACCTTACTCCTTTAATATAAAtctcttaaaaaataatgacaaCTGAAAAGGGTAAATGTGCTCATTTGTACTTTATCTtttgcataaataaataatatagacaccagaagtaaaaaattattatgaaagtttttttttttttaaaaatgcattatatatatatgcataaatatgtttatatatatgtgtacatatatacatataatatatattcacaaaaGGTACATCTTagttcacatttttttttaaattaatttttacagCATAGATACATTTAATGAAAAGGTTGCTCTAATTACTCATCATATAATTTGGGTacagtaataa is part of the Plasmodium malariae genome assembly, chromosome: 14 genome and encodes:
- the PmUG01_14019100 gene encoding conserved Plasmodium protein, unknown function — its product is MENNLNENLGTIKDFSLFKKLKESIIKGSVNELYKILLGSMLENINDSDGNRNHIICNYNYAEAVYFFYVNLIIEKQEFASVFCKDKTETNRLEYIVEHLKGTKLKHEKNLENLKNIITKNIDSCQKCLMIYYLLQKKFIENISLIIKNEETLINFIKREIFKFNFNRIINKITCPKGYDNVDYVVLELMLNGAKVFQVDFNYQLDTSKLNKVNLQLFTEKFLNLDSENIYNIIQKYAAYESLNFFCNLIHSEFKKSKKLLIKVNQKICKLDYCINNENLKVFNKSELEENVSEQNCDSYKNESLNIDKSNNNSFSKDPIPYIYAHIFLLLNHSEVENSLQKVLKEKIILYSLMLNSLRYSDNFIQLIIFKIINSKFINDDDFLNDSNKKLIVSIFSYWVKLSDACIIKMINTSLPSGNISTDKLKTDSSFLKKNFADYDIFKYMQCLICGIYLLSLIKKKKKKESSNLLGQSSVPMNEQSAVFLPKEYNIEHLSLTNFFIDNDGFIHFIGFVFSENKEVINNLFNLIFKLLYFVKNLKFYIIKNVNFKNKYFEEASTFSCINIIYNILDVTKRLLVNSFEIDEYTKNLYKKYLKEKEMTFEHITMYTLSLFINHKDYYICFYAIKVLIILMTDSQIRDSLEKAFIFEIFDSLMSIDLYSEKLKRSEEIKNINNLLFLLIKADIKDNKNTNKSTNIIFSDKQKEFVKYIERICDNDFNLMDLKTMFEFFFVILVKIINIVIKRVQSVLSIEKYKILFMNVYEVVEIFMKELKKDKNKKCRIFFCSSVIYLCHLISYGMYKGKTRSSVPFFNVVFNLIKNVENYLSLMYDDLCTLKDTYEETPEEPVYYSSDSDTKSVKDMHILYFYTTIYNEEMQDDKKVTTSATGGTITNGKNSRINNYHSDSNTNYYYRSDEVPNSDTLNQYRKFMKRNLVKNKENEKVVYNYIYSFFFLCVSNMNKKTKLHIVKSFDLIVKYMIKDEYKINRVKKKSGIFSLPVVIIKDIDNEEKRYNLIIDKYDYILKSFVVDFFKSNRYLCCFLLSVFCFSNTMILFLKKKSFLNDDYSEKLYVLDCFMLINSKTWFYLNVVMECLRKYINKNKVDSFLLRIINLLIENIWKIIIYIFYSVKINTFSIKSKTSSIYIFMRDSLLLFLNFYSTWISCMTDFSSNVNLFSADLMLPELFYKKLPYLCSQILIFFNFIESNLYSLSNNETNISLLIKQKEIMNTILDSMIHLIKVKGSKYYENELNNLIQFKLKLKRIEIPKCIDVLSHSWDYETIFSKAKDDLMNDGGQKNHMFREKLEEAKGSNAVQKDKSSIYFYKNERMEIKGASYIPFITNVNDKTAKHLSEKRYENTGNIIIDDDIRDFYKRSARSVSKSRSPSRNFYSKDKKCKESEENENEMRCNNVTDELKKEAALEKAKKILEKNAALKTQKRAIILNENNSEMNKHQYFKEMKEKRIEVENNVNKYFIMLQEFLEWDFFDLENMEKYRNCIRKEIPIRFNSEEEYHRFFRPMVLEECRCCIMNKMFGDTYKFVINIIGKKKTPNWVIWNIAASNESNTNLDNLKPMDLIVLIPFEIEEKNDLINNNKGTVKYEHLKEILKTYNHLIGLVDVSSNKTENIYDIKLINEDNFPSKLGKEKNRLNVNCLSCNKFHVYFLCNLMTNIREFQSVYISKNSSLFNIILNPTESNNLKETKKKGYYNKAGFHGENKVIDEKKVTLSGLEKYILNTMKSYNLLNESQIEAVKLVFLNKNNISLIQGPPGTGKTKTVIGIVSALYSLINMNNEDKNEKLKKKKDVSHNEQSLSCNKKILVCSPSNSAIDEIAKRILNEGLINFMSIKEQQNCTKHSSSRDNSNFLCNNNSSNMNNKRYKNKMNEKNEKYENNKKNESKDIAVEYNTRNFNIQTITPKCIRIGISKKTHEEIQPISLDYIFNKRKNMEQNLYEVHFNNRKNKLNFSIKAIDHTQRKMHEVRDKLNYNNSKKYCDDYHETKSKTSCEKAENINDFFFEEIVNNVDKKYLEKLLYLFNESYSHYYWSLEKLNSEKKNLEKQKIKLLETDKEVGSFYSNSNKDNMISESEVIFSTLSGSASPVIENLEFEYLVIDEACQCVELSCLIPFRLKIKSIIMVGDPKQLPATTFSEDCRKYGYSRSLFERLLMCNMSSVLLNVQYRMRPEICYFPNKYFYNGLIKNDENLMNRPLFYFHYLNLFGCYKFINIDGIESSTSNKSYINYVEAYFIFRLILYIQNFMTNKNNDNPVPSLYKLSSNFNLKDIGIICPYLSQVHLIRKMFEGYFADNNYPEISTVDAFQGREKNIIIFSCVRSNLQAVEICNNSNEINLKRRNNLALQNWEQNDWDDRELDGLHTRKWLKLKNKNFSNTKDFKAIQKFGNNIGFLKDERRLNVALTRAKDSLWIIGNKSNLEKNITWDSLIKNAIARNCYTNLNLNFNRSTTEDNIKEIIDDFFSHMNNDIRENANCNSIESDINYGICSVSNSEHSTKESRKNNKTLFKERKKFIGIKTANIDLNNDKKNINWNCPSEKEFSFSKVYTDNNNWEYHKTRENGAMENKNYKKKDKKRANEVIKGIELSKKSLKKRKFE